In the genome of Carnobacterium pleistocenium FTR1, one region contains:
- the dhaS gene encoding dihydroxyacetone kinase transcriptional activator DhaS: MNQQNTTKEIISYSLKRLSSEKVVDKISITDIMDQTDYRRQTFYDHFDDKYDLITWIFSHEVSELIQLIMNWEKWEEVLFLLLEYLEENQKYYKKIFSNIKLDSFKDYFRYYIKHGIQNLSDDYFQSHVTTENNQTFMEATTDFYAYGLSEMLYRWVLEDCEPDSKSYHELLIQVIHYKF, translated from the coding sequence GTCTGTCCAGTGAAAAAGTTGTTGATAAGATATCGATAACGGATATCATGGATCAAACTGATTATCGTCGACAGACTTTTTATGACCATTTTGATGACAAATACGATCTAATCACTTGGATTTTTTCTCATGAAGTTTCTGAATTGATTCAATTGATTATGAATTGGGAAAAATGGGAAGAAGTCTTGTTCCTATTATTGGAATACCTTGAAGAGAATCAAAAATATTACAAAAAGATATTCTCAAATATCAAACTGGATTCCTTTAAAGATTATTTTAGGTATTATATCAAACACGGTATCCAAAACCTCTCGGATGATTATTTTCAATCGCACGTTACTACTGAAAATAACCAAACTTTCATGGAAGCGACGACTGATTTTTACGCTTACGGCTTATCTGAGATGCTCTATCGTTGGGTACTTGAAGACTGTGAGCCGGATAGTAAAAGCTATCATGAGTTGCTTATTCAAGTGATCCACTACAAATTTTAG